A stretch of the Orcinus orca chromosome 1, mOrcOrc1.1, whole genome shotgun sequence genome encodes the following:
- the GPR52 gene encoding G-protein coupled receptor 52 has product MNESRWTEWRILNMSSGILNVSERHSCPLGFGHYSAVDVCIFETVVIVLLTFLIIAGNLTVIFVFHCAPLLHHYTTSYFIQTMAYADLFVGVTCLVPTLSLLHYSTGIHESLTCQVFGYIISVLKSVSMACLACISVDRYLAITKPLSYNQLVTPCRLRICIVLIWIYSCLIFLPSFFGWGKPGYHGDIFEWCATSWLTSVYFTGFIVCLLYAPAAFVVCFTYFHIFTICRQHTKEINDRRARFPSHEVAASGETGHSPDRRYAMVLFRITSVFYMLWLPYIIYFLLESSRVLDNPTLSFLTTWLAISNSFCNCVIYSLSNSVFRLGLRRLSETMCTSCMCVKDQEARDPQPRKRANSCSI; this is encoded by the coding sequence ATGAATGAATCCAGGTGGACTGAATGGAGGATCCTGAACATGAGCAGTGGCATTTTGAATGTGTCCGAACGTCACTCTTGCCCACTTGGATTTGGCCACTACAGTGCGGTGGACGTCTGCATCTTCGAGACAGTTGTTATTGTCTTGCTGACATTTCTAATCATTGCTGGGAATTTAACGGTCATCTTTGTCTTTCACTGTGCTCCACTCTTACACCATTATACGACCAGCTATTTCATTCAGACAATGGCATATGCTGATCTTTTCGTTGGAGTTACCTGCTTGGTTCctactctctcacttctccaCTACTCCACGGGTATCCACGAGTCACTGACTTGCCAGGTTTTTGGATATATCATCTCAGTTCTAAAAAGTGTTTCTATGGCATGTCTTGCTTGCATAAGTGTGGATCGCTATCTTGCAATTACCAAGCCTCTTTCCTACAATCAACTGGTCACCCCTTGtcgcctgagaatttgcattgttttaatcTGGATCTACTCTTGCCTAATTTTCTTGCCTTCCTTTTTTGGCTGGGGGAAACCCGGTTACCACGGTGACATTTTTGAATGGTGTGCCACCTCTTGGCTCACCAGTGTCTATTTTACTGGCtttattgtttgtttactttATGCTCCTGCTGCCTTTGTTGTCTGCTTCACTTACTTCCACATTTTCACAATTTGCCGGCAGCACACCAAAGAGATAAATGACCGGAGGGCCCGATTCCCTAGCCACGAAGTCGCTGCCTCTGGAGAGACTGGGCATAGCCCTGACCGTCGCTACGCCATGGTTTTGTTTCGGATAACCAGTGTGTTTTACATGCTCTGGCTCCCGTATATCATATACTTTCTTCTAGAAAGCTCCCGGGTCTTGGACAATCCAACACTGTCCTTCCTAACAACCTGGCTTGCTATAAGTAATAGTTTTTGTAACTGTGTAATATACAGCCTCTCCAACAGTGTTTTCCGGCTAGGCCTCCGAAGACTGTCCGAGACAATGTGCACGTCTTGTATGTGTGTGAAGGATCAGGAAGCACGAGACCCCCAACCTAGGAAACGGGCTAATTCCTGCTCCATTTGA